GCCTCGGAAACCATGCGAGTCGCCTGGGCCTCCGCCTCGGCCAGACGCTCCCGCGCCTCGGCTTCCCGGAAGGCAGCCTCTCGTCTGCCCTCGGCTTGCAGAATCGCCGCCTGCTTTTCCCCCTCGGCCTTGAGGATCTCCGCCTGACGAAAACCCTCCGCCTCCAGAATCTGGGCTCTCTTCTCCCGTTCCGCTTTCATCTGGCGGCCCATCGACTCCACCAGATCATGGGGCGGCGTGATGTCCTTGATCTCGATGCGGGTCACCTTGATGCCCCACGGTCCCGTGGCGTGATCCACCACCGACAGCAGCCGGATGTTGATATCGTCCCGACGGGAGAGCAGTTCGTCCAGATCCATGGAACCCATGACGGTACGGATATTGGTCTGGGTCAACTGGCGAATGGCCAGTTGCAGATTGGAGACCTCGTAGGCCGCCTTGGCCGCGTCCAGTATCTGGAAGAAGAGGACACCGTCCACTCGCACCATGGCGTTGTCCTTGGTGATCACCTCCTGGGAGGGCACATCCAGCACCTGCTCCATCATGTTGATCTTGGAGCCGATACGGTCGAAAATCGGCATGATCACGTTGAATCCGGGCTTGAGGGTGCCAATGTAGCGGCCCCAGCGTTCCAGGGTGTATTCCATTCCCTGGGGCACCACCCGCACCGCAGCAACCGCCAGGATCACCGCCAGAATCAGCAGGGACAGCATGAAAAATGGCAACAGTCCGCTCATGTGCGCTCCGCGTCGACAGGATTGGGGAGGGGAGGGGCATGCTCCGCCAGGGCGGCGAAGAGGGTCTTCTTCTTGATCGGTTTGGCCAGATGGGCGGTACACCCCGCAGCACGGGCTTTCTCCACATCCTCGTGCAGGGCGTAGGCGGTCAAGGCCAGAATCGGGGTCGGTTCCAGGCCGTTATCCCTCTCCCAGGCCCGAATGGCGCGGGTGGCGCTGAATCCGTCCATATCCGGCATCTGCACGTCCATAAGCACCAGATCGTAGCGCCCCCGAATGAAGCGGTTCACGGCCTCCCGGCCATTTTCGGCAAAATCGAGGGTCAGCGCCGTCTGATTCAGGAAGGCGGAGAGGAGCAGGCGATTGTCCAGGGCGTCTTCCGCCACCAGAAGCCGCAAGGGGCGCTGCCGCAACGCCTCGATCGCCTCGACCCGCATTCCCGTGGCCGCAGAGGGTTGGGCGATGGAAAGATCCCGTCCGAGGGACACCCGAAAACGAAAGGTGCTGCCTTCACCCACCCGGCTATCCACCGAAAGCTCCCCTCCCATGGCCTGAACCAGGCGACGGGAGATGGACAAGCCCAATCCGGTACCGCCGAAACGACGGGTGATGGAATTGTCCGCCTGGGAAAAGGGCGAGAAGATGGCCTGCAATTTCTCCGGAGCGATGCCGATCCCGGTATCGGAGACGGAAAAGCGCACCTCGATGCCCGAGGGGATTTCACGCAGGTCATCCACCCGCAACATCACCTGCCCCTTCTCGGTAAACTTGATGGCGTTGCCCAGCAGATTCAACAAAACCTGGCTGATGCGCAGAGGGTCTCCCATCACCGGATCGGGAACATCGGCAGCGATTTCGCTGCGCAGAACCAACCCCTTGCTCCGGGCCCGCAAGGCGATG
The nucleotide sequence above comes from Magnetococcales bacterium. Encoded proteins:
- a CDS encoding SPFH/Band 7/PHB domain protein, with translation MSGLLPFFMLSLLILAVILAVAAVRVVPQGMEYTLERWGRYIGTLKPGFNVIMPIFDRIGSKINMMEQVLDVPSQEVITKDNAMVRVDGVLFFQILDAAKAAYEVSNLQLAIRQLTQTNIRTVMGSMDLDELLSRRDDINIRLLSVVDHATGPWGIKVTRIEIKDITPPHDLVESMGRQMKAEREKRAQILEAEGFRQAEILKAEGEKQAAILQAEGRREAAFREAEARERLAEAEAQATRMVSEAISQGNVQAINYFVAQKYVEALGRIASSPNEKVILLPMETSGVLASLAGVAELARDAFSGKKSDRV